A window of Phocoena phocoena chromosome 6, mPhoPho1.1, whole genome shotgun sequence contains these coding sequences:
- the EXOSC3 gene encoding exosome complex component RRP40, which produces MAEAAALVAESLAGYRARAARAVLEQVVLPGEELLLPGQEDGEGPGSAGERPLRLNAGARSGGRVVCGPGLRRCGDRLLVTKCGRLRHKEPGSGNGGGVYWVDSQQKRYVPVKGDHVIGIVTAKSGDIFKVDVGGSEPASLSYLSFEGATKRNRPNVQVGDLIYGQFVVANKDMEPEMVCIDSCGRANGMGVIGQDGLLFKVTLGLIRRLLAPDCEILQEVGKLYPLEIVFGMNGRIWVKAKTIQQTLILANILEACEHMTADQRKQIFSRLAES; this is translated from the exons ATGGCGGAGGCGGCGGCTCTCGTTGCGGAATCCCTGGCGGGCTACAGGGCTCGGGCGGCACGTGCGGTGCTAGAGCAGGTGGTGCTCCCGGGTGAGGAGCTGCTGCTCCCTGGACAGGAGGATGGAGAAGGCCCAGGAAGTGCAGGGGAGCGACCGCTGCGCCTGAACGCCGGGGCGCGCTCCGGCGGGCGCGTGGTGTGCGGCCCGGGCTTGCGGCGCTGCGGCGACCGGCTGCTGGTCACGAAGTGCGGCCGCCTCCGTCACAAGGAGCCCGGCAGTGGCAACGGCGGTGGCGTTTACTGGGTGGACTCGCAGCAGAAGCGG tatgtCCCAGTGAAAGGAGACCATGTGATTGGCATAGTGACAGCTAAGTCTGGAGATATATTCAAAGTGGATGTTGGAGGGAGTGAGCCAGCTTCTTTGTCTTACTTGTCATTTGAAGGTGCAACTAAAAGAAACAGACCAAATGTGCAG GTTGGAGATCTCATCTATGGCCAGTTTGTGGTTGCTAATAAAGATATGGAACCAGAGATGGTCTGTATTGACAGCTGTGGACGAGCCAATGGAATGGGTGTGATTGGACAGGATGGTCTGCTTTTTAAAGTGACTTTGGGCTTAATTAGAAG GCTGCTAGCTCCAGACTGTGAAATCCTACAAGAAGTGGGAAAACTCTACCCACTGGAGATAGTATTTGGAATGAATGGAAGAATATGGGTTAAGGCAAAAACCATTCAGCAGACTTTGATTTTGGCTAACATTTTAGAAGCCTGTGAACACATGACAGCagatcaaagaaaacaaatcttcTCCAGATTGGCAGAAAGTTGA